The Neomonachus schauinslandi chromosome 11, ASM220157v2, whole genome shotgun sequence genome contains a region encoding:
- the C11H11orf16 gene encoding uncharacterized protein C11orf16 homolog produces MESSAGPGTPLPKYCSVATTLKSPSRTGAAPPWGLSFTCPFATQAPWLSRHNPLSRYASYHPCLHIADSAWQGPGWLGRVGDAADTWVLARRGPDGFYYWAQIKAAPELERRGALLVEFEVPLVTDPKRPAQRQNVVLEDDVIQFLPSTECSLRPGDTVLAPWEPDRQRYGPGTVLLASEARDPQRASKEGEITVHFWNGKTASVPRGGVRWVPPAVWKKAGGRLHKPSIKEHAGALLWAPCCSPRGPAAGWVTNGLSPGTPFLCPPCVPQACCQLLGQGCLCPCPLAGPTWWPLTRAKEHPEVELKPTAPRLPLEGPKEEEGAVQAPLGVSSSSSSSSSEEDLENDLQIGLPQRLMVDSTVNTDPILLEKSPRRQGGLCQPEWRYWRRNGSKLQPGKPGTRHGTIWREKRGNKQQRVQSVVLGNTKELVLEASGVKPPQILPEDGEHREWSPGTATHQRDQNALRLKAPRSQEAKRAVVVTT; encoded by the exons ATGGAATCCTCTGCAGGGCCTGGGACGCCTTTGCCCAAATACTGCAGTGTGGCCACGACCCTGAAGTCCCCTTCCAGGACTGGcgctgctcctccctggggactCTCCTTCACCTGCCCCTttgccacccaagcaccctggcTCAGCCGGCACAACCCGCTCTCCAG ATATGCATCTTACCACCCGTGTCTCCACATTGCTGACTCAGCATGGCAGGGGCCTGGCTGGTTGGGAAGAGTTGGAGATGCTGCTGACACATGGGTCCTGGCAAGAAGGGGACCAGATGGCTTTTATTACTGGGCTCAGATAAAGGCTGCTCCAGAG CTGGAGAGACGGGGGGCCCTGCTTGTGGAATTTGAGGTTCCCCTCGTCACAGACCCGAAGCGGCCAGCCCAGCGGCAGAACGTGGTCTTAGAAGATGATGTCATTCAGTTCTTGCCATCCACGGAATGCTCACTGCGACCTGGGGACACGGTGCTTGCCCCCTGGGAGCCAGACCGACAGCGGTATGGCCCTGGCACCGTTCTCTTGGCCTCGGAGGCAAGAGACCCCCAGAGAG CctcaaaagaaggagaaattactGTTCACTTCTGGAATGGCAAGACAGCTAGCGTGCCTCGAGGCGGGGTCAGGTGGGTGCCCCCCGCTGTCTGGAAGAAGGCTGGGGGGAGGCTGCACAAGCCTTCAATCAAGGAGCACGCCGGCGCCCTCCTCTGGGCCCCTTGCTGCTCTCCGCGCGGACCGGCTGCAGGATGGGTCACCAACGGGCTTTCTCCGGGCACTCCGTTCCTGTGTCCTCCCTGCGTCCCCCAGGCCTGCTGCCAACTGCTGGGCCAGGGctgcctctgcccttgccccttgGCTGGACCTACCTGGTGGCCTCTAACCAGGGCCAAAGAACATCCAGAGGTAGAACTGAAGCCCACAGCACCACGTTTGCCCCTAGAGGGTcctaaagaagaggaaggagcagtGCAAGCTCCCCTGggggtttcttcttcttcttcttcctcttcttccgaAGAGGATTTGGAGAATGATCTGCAGATTGGCCTCCCCCAGAGGCTGATGGTGGACAGCACGGTCAACACAGACCCCATCCTCCTTGAGAAGTCTCCGAGGAGGCAGGGTGGCCTCTGCCAGCCCGAGTGGAGGTATTGGAGGAGAAACGGGTCCAAGCTGCAACCTGGGAAGCCAG GAACAAGACATGGAACCATCTGGAGAGAAAAGAGGGGCAACAAACAACAAAGGGTACAGAGTGTAGTGCTGGGGAATACGAAGGAGCTGGTCCTGGAAGCAAGCGGCGTGAAGCCACCACAGATCCTGCCAGAGGACGGTGAACACAGAGAATGGAGTCCGGGAACAGCGACCCACCAGAGGGACCAAAATGCCCTCAGACTGAAAGCCCCGAGGAGCCAG gaaGCTAAAAGAGCAGTGGTGGTAACTACCTGA